Proteins found in one Xyrauchen texanus isolate HMW12.3.18 chromosome 30, RBS_HiC_50CHRs, whole genome shotgun sequence genomic segment:
- the crnkl1 gene encoding crooked neck-like protein 1, with protein sequence MASTAAGKQRIPKVAKVKNKAPAEVQITAEQLLREAKERELELLPPPPKQKITDEEELNDYKLRKRKGFEDNIRKNRTVISNWIKYAQWEESLKEIQRARSIYERALDVDHRNITLWLKYAEMEMKNRQVNHSRNIWDRAITILPRVNQFWYKYTYMEEMLGNVAGCRQVFERWMEWEPEEQAWHSYINFELRYKEVDKARSIYENFVMVHPEVKNWIKYAHFEEKHGYIALGRKVFERAVEFFGEDNISENLYVAFARFEEKQKEFERVRVIYKYALDRIPKQQAQELFKNYTVFEKRFGDRRGIEDVIVSKRRFQYEEEVKANPHNYDAWFDYLRLVESDADADTVRDVYERAIANIPPIQEKRHWRRYIYLWINYALYEELEVKDPERTRQVYQACLELIPHKKFTFAKIWLLYGQFEIRQKNLQNARRGLGTAIGKCSKNKLFKGYIELELQLREFDRCRKLYEKYLEFSPENCTTWIKFAELESILGDTERARAIFELAIGQPRLDMPEVLWKSYIDFEIEQEEYDNTRGLYKRLLQRTQHVKVWISYSQFELSIDSEDRLQRCRQIYEEANKSLQGCEEKEERLMLLESWRTYEEEFGTLANNERVRKLLPEKVKKRRKVTAEDGSDAGWEEYYDYIFPEDAANQPNLKLLAMAKMWKKQQQQQEDEEEDEEKEEEEQQVPQEQELRENSEAEEQEPVAQREQTENENDDRDDDDDDDDDESSSSSSESDSDREDGKEKKEQTKTDTETH encoded by the exons ATGGCGTCCACAGCAGCGGGCAAACAGAGGATCCCGAAAGTGGCAAAG GTAAAGAACAAAGCTCCGGCAGAGGTGCAGATCACCGCAGAGCAGCTGCTCAGAGAGGCGAAAGAGAGAGAGCTCGAGCTTCTGCCTCCTCCACCCAAACAGAAGATCACTGATGAAGAAGAGCTCAATGACTATAAACTGAGGAAGAGGAAG GGTTTTGAAGACAACATCAGGAAGAACAGAACAGTTATCAGTAACTGGATCAAGTACGCACAATGGGAGGAGAGCCTGAAAGAGATCCAGAG GGCTCGTTCCATCTACGAGCGAGCGCTGGATGTGGATCATCGCAATATCACACTTTGGCTGAAGTATGCAGAGATGGAAATGAAGAACCGGCAGGTGAATCACTCTCGCAACATCTGGGACCGAGCCATCACCATCCTTCCTCGCGTCAATCAGTTCTG GTACAAGTACACGTATATGGAGGAGATGTTGGGTAACGTTGCAGGCTGCAGACAGGTGTTTGAACGCTGGATGGAGTGGGAGCCGGAGGAACAGGCCTGGCACTCATACATCAACTTTGAGCTACGCTACAAGGAAGTTGACAAAGCCCGCAGCATCTATGAGAATT TTGTGATGGTTCATCCTGAAGTGAAGAACTGGATCAAGTATGCTCACTTTGAAGAGAAGCATGGCTACATCGCTCTCGGGAGGAAAGTGTTCGAGCGAGCTGTGGAGTTTTTCGGTGAAGATAACATCAGCGAGAACCTCTATGTGGCTTTTGCCAGGTTCGAGGAGAAACAGAAAGAG TTTGAGAGAGTTCGGGTCATCTATAAATACGCTTTGGACCGAATCCCCAAACAGCAAGCCCAGGAGCTGTTCAAGAACTACACCGTGTTTGAGAAGAGATTTGGAGACAGGAGAGGAATCGAAGATGTGATCGTCAGCAAACGGAGGTTTCAGTACGAGGAGGAAGTCAAG GCAAACCCACACAATTACGATGCCTGGTTTGATTACCTGCGTCTGGTGGAGAGTGACGCTGATGCAGATACCGTTAGAGATGTGTACGAGAGAGCGATAGCAAACATTCCCCCCATCCAAGAGAAAAGACACTGGAGACGCTACATCTACCTGTGGATTAACTACGCTCTCTATGAGGAACTGGAAGTCAAG GACCCTGAGAGAACGAGGCAGGTATACCAGGCATGTCTGGAGCTGATACCACACAAGAAG TTTACGTTTGCCAAGATTTGGCTTTTATACGGTCAGTTTGAAATCCGACAGAAGAACTTGCAGAACGCCAGACGAGGCCTG GGCACAGCCATCGGAAAGTGTTCCAAAAACAAGCTCTTCAAAGGCTACATCGAGTTGGAGCTACAACTGAGAGAGTTTGACCGCTGCAGGAAGCTATATGAGAAGTATCTTGAGTTCAGTCCGGAAAACTGCACCACCTGGATCAAGTTTGCTGAGCTTGAGTCCATCCTGGGAGACACAGAAAGGGCCAGAGCTATATTTGAATTGGCCATAGGACAACCACGTCTGGACATGCCAGAG GTGCTGTGGAAGTCTTATATAGACTTTGAGATCGAGCAAGAAGAATATGATAACACACGAGGACTTTACAAGAGACTGTTACAGCGTACTCAACATGTCAAA GTCTGGATCAGCTATTCTCAGTTTGAGCTGTCCATCGACAGTGAAGACAGACTGCAGAGATGCAGACAGATCTACGAGGAGGCCAATAAGAGCCTGCAAGGCTGCGAGGAGAAGGAGGAACGCCTGATGCTCCTGGAGTCCTGGAGAACCTACGAGGAGGAGTTCGGAACGCTTGCCAACAATGAAAGAGTACGCAAACTCCTACCTGAGAAggtgaagaagaggaggaaggtCACGGCAGAAGACGGG TCGGATGCAGGTTGGGAGGAATATTATGATTACATCTTCCCCGAGGATGCTGCCAATCAGCCTAACCTCAAACTGCTGGCTATGGCTAAGATGTGGAagaaacaacaacagcagcaggaggatgaggaggaggatgaggagaaagaagaagaagaacagcAGGTTCCTCAAGAGCAGGAACTACGAGAGAACTCCGAAGCAGAGGAGCAGGAACCCGTGGCCCAAAGAGAACAGACAGAAAATGAGAATGACGAtcgtgatgatgatgatgatgatgatgatgacgagaGCAGTAGCAGCTCTAGCGAGAGTGACAGCGACCGTGAAGACGGCAAAGAAAAGAAGGAACAAACCAAGACAGacacagaaacacactga